AACAGAAGTCGATGCAGAGATCTCCATCACATCCCCTGACCAGCTCCAGTCCTTCCTCGACCAGGAAGAGGCAATGCTCAGAAACCTTGTGACCAGCATCACCAACAGTGGCGCAAACGTCGTATTCTGCCAGAAGGGAATCGATGACATGGCACAGCACTTCCTTGCAAAGGCAGGTCTCTTTGCAGTCAGGCGTGTCAAGAAGAGCGACATGGAGAAACTTGTCCGCTCCACAGGTGCAAAACTTGTAACCAACATCGAAGAGATGAACGCAGACGACCTTGGACAGGCAGACCTCGTCGAAGAGAGAAAGATCGGTGGCGACAACATGGTATTCATCACCGGCTGTGTCAATCCAAAGTCAGTTTCAATCCTCCTCCGTGGCGGTACAGAGCACGTAATCGACAACATCGAGAGAGCACTCGAAGATGCACTCCGTGTAGTCGCTGTTGCTATTGAAGATGAAGAGCTCGTCGCTGGTGGCGGAGCACCTGAAGTAGAGGTTGCACTCAGACTCAACGAGTATGCAGCAACCCTCAGCGGAAGGGAACAGCTTGCAGTCAAGGCATTCGCAGAAGCTCTCGAGATCATCCCAAGGACACTTGCAGAGAACGCAGGTCTTGACCCAATAGACATGCTTGTTGAACTTCGTTCACACCACGAGAAGGGCACAAAGACCGCTGGTCTCAACGTTTACACCGGCACTGTCATCGACATGTGGGAGAACGCAGTTGTTGAGCCACTCAGGGTAAAGACCCAGGCAATGAACTCAGCAGCAGAAGCAGCAGTCATGATCCTCAGGATCGACGACATCATTGCATCCACCAGAGCACCACCAATGCCAGAAGGCGGCATGGGTGGCATGGGCGGCGGAATGCCTCCAATGATGTAAACCTGAAAATAAAATAACAAAAATATGGGCGCATCCTGCGCCCTTCAATTCTTTTTTTAATATACATTCTGAACATTGGCTTAAATTAGGATAGCAATAGCTATGGGGTTTCTTGCCAGCTATTCAAAAAACAAAAAAGATCATATTACTGATCGATCTCCAGATCAAGTCCTATAGGACAGTGATCTGAACCCATAACGTCCGGCAATATGTAAGCTGAAGTTATCCTGTCCCGGAGGCTTTCACTTGCAAAGAAGTAGTCGATCCTCCAGCCAACATTGCGATCCCTCGCACGTGTTTTCAGGTCCCACCAGCTATACTGCCCTTCTTCCTGATTGAACATCCGGAAAGTATCAACGTATCCGTGATCAAGGAATTTGTCGATCCATTCCCTTTCCATAGGCAGGAATCCGGATGATTTCTCATTCGGTTTAGGTCGTGCAAGATCGATCTCTTTGTGAGCGGTGTTGACATCCCCGCATACAATGACGTTCTTGCCATTATCCTTGAATTCATCTGCCCTTCCCATAAATGCATCATAAAAATCCATCTTGTACTGGAGCCTCTCATCAGAAGCCTTCCCATTGGGGAAATATATGTTGAAAAGAACGAAATCCTCATATTCTGCGATGAGCGTCCTGCCCTCCACATCAAAACGTTTCTCACCGAGCCCGTATTCAACGTTCACAGGCTGAGCCTTCGTATAGACCGCAACACCGCTGTAACCCTTACGTTCGGCTGAAAAGAAATATGGAATATAACTATCGATATGTCGAAGTTTTGTGGGAAGCTGCCTTTCCTGTGCCTTGGTCTCCTGAAGGCAGAGAATATCAGGCTGGGCTTCAGCAACCCATTCCAGAAAACCTTTCTTCACCATGGACCTCAGGCCATTGACATTCCATGAAAGGATACTAATAGAGCTCATTTATTCATCCTCACCTTCATCAGGCATACGGGACGGTTTTGCAAGCATGACCTCAGTGGATTTGATGATAGCGAACAATTCATCACCCTCTTTTACATCAAGCCTTTCCACTGCCTCTGCTGTTACAATGGATGTAAGGATTGCCGGGTCTACCTCGATCTTCACTTTGGACACAATGTCCCCTTTCTCTACCTTAACAACCCTGCCAAGCAGTTTGTTGCGGGCAGACAATTTGAAAGAGATGTTCTCCCATGATGTATCATCACCAACCGTTTCATCAATGTAGGTGCGGCTTGCTTCATATTCGTCGATCAGTTGCTTACCGTATTCGGTCAGGAAAGTACCCTGATCTTTCCCACCCCTGACAGTGTAAACGACCTCGTGATCAACTCGTTCGTTCATCTTTTTCAGGATGAGCCATGCGTGCTTGTAGGAGATACCAAGTTTTTTGCATGCTTTGCTCAAAGAACGTTCTTCATCAATTACTTTAAGAAGGTTTACTTTTCCAGCACCGATTATGTGCTTCCCATCCTCAGTGAGCCATACTTTGGTCCTTGTTTCCATCATCCCACCCATAATTATTCAAGACATTTGAGAATATCTTCCGGATGATATCTTGGCTTCACGATCCTGGTTCGACCACGTGTACCCTTGCCGGAAAAATCAGTGGTCACATAACGTGCATCGTTGAGCTTGTTGACCATATCATAGAAGCGAGTATACCCAAGACCTGTCAATTCATGGAAGAGCTTGTAAAGATCACCGGTCTGGCACTCCTTTTGCTTTGCAATAAGCCCCAGAAGGGCCTTCTCATCCGATGTGAGAGACATGATGCTCCTCCCAAGATGCAGCAAACGGGATTTTTCGTATGCTTCCTCCACGTCGTCAACGGATATTGTCCTGCTGGCCCGTCTTTCAGCATTAAGGCCGGAACGTTTCAGAAGGTCGATACCCACACGCAGGTCGCCTGTCATATCAACATATTCCACAATAGAATCCTTTACATCATCTGATACGACATTCGGATAGAACGCAAGGTCGATCCTCCTGCCAAGGATATCCTGGAGTTCATCATATTCATATCTCGGGAATGCAACCTCTTCAGGAAGGAACACCGAGTTCACCTTGGGATCGAACTGGTAGAGCTTCCCCGTATCACTGACGATGGCGATAACACCCACCCTTGCCCCCGGGAACTGTTCGTGGGCCCTGAGCATGGAATACATGACATCATCGGCATTTCCTTCGTGATAAAGATAATTGATATCGTCAAGACACAATACAAGGGTCTTCTCGTTCTCGATCAGGAAGTTCATGACCTTCTCGAAAAGTTTCCTGAATGCAACACCGGATGCAGGAGGAGATACTTTGAAAAGTGCCTTGTAAACCCTTGCAATAACAGCGAACTTGGTGGAGTCCATCTGGCAGTTGACCTTTACGAAGACAACATCTTTCGTATGTTTTTTCATCTCCTCGAACACTTTCATGACCGTGGTCGTCTTTCCGGTGCCCGGCGGACCGCTGAGGAGGCTGTTGACAGGGCGCATTCCCCGAAGCGCAGGGCGCAGGCTGTACATAAGGGACTGCACCTGCGAGTCACGATGGGAAAAATGATCAGGAAGATGGTCCAGTTCAAGAACACTACCGTCCCTGAAAATGGTCTCGTCCCACATCAGCATGTCCTTATCCATATACAGTATCTCCTCAATGAGTTCTAATATAGTAACTATGAAAATACATAATAGCCTTTTGCTTATCGGGATTCTGTAACCCTTTCTTTATGAAAGCATAGACCGGAATAATATATAAACAGATGATATTGAGCAAATGTGAATAAATATAAAAGGGTTGTGGGAATTACTTATATAGATGCTAAAATATGAGAGGATACGATGCTATGACATGCAGAGGAAGACCTAAAAGCCCCAGAAGGGTCAAATGTAACCCTGAGGGATTCTATTTTAAGCCACGAGGAGTGGCACTTTCAGAACTTGAAGTGATCTCCGTTGCAGTGGAAGAGCTGGAAGCATTAAGACTTGTGGACTATGAAGGACTCCAGCAACAGGAAGCAGCAACACAAATGGGGATATCAAGGCGTGCATTCTGGGAAGATCTTAAGAGTGCAAGAAAGAAGATAGCCTTTGCATTGACCACAGGCAAAGCAATAGAGATCAAAGGCGGGAACTATGTCAGCATCAAAGACCAGAATGAATCGAACTGATCCTCTGGTCGCTCAAAAATAATAAAAGGAGATGTAAAATGTCATCCAATATTCAATCACCTGAAAGTCTGCTTAGCGCAAAGCCAGAGGAGCCAAAGCTCGTATCCAATCTCAGAGGGATAAAGAACAAGATCATGGTCATGAGCGGAAAAGGCGGTGTGGGAAAAAGCACAGTCTCCGCTAATCTTGCTGCAACCCTTGCAGACCGCGGTTACAAGGTCGGCCTTCTTGACAGCGACATACACGGCCCTACCATCCCGACAATGTTCGGCGTGGAAGGTCAGAGACCGGTCGTCGGGGAAAACGGTATCGTTCCGGTTCCGGTCAACGATAACCTGAAAGTGATGTCCGTAGGTCTACTTCTCGACAGCGATGATTCACCGATCATCTGGAGAGGTCCTGCAAAGATGAGTGCTATCAAGCAGTTCCTGGAAGAAGTTGACTGGGGAACACTTGACTATCTGATCATTGACCTGCCTCCTGGAACAGGAGATGAACCACTGAGCATTGCACAGCTCATCGGAAACCTTGACGGTGCCGTTGTGGTCACAACACCACAGGACGTTGCACTTACAAGCGTCAGGAAGTCACTCAACTTCGCAAACATGATCGAAGTTCCTGTTATCGGAATGGTAGAGAACATGAGCGGAATTATCTGTCCACACTGTGATGAGATGATACACGTGTTCGGATCAGGCGGAGTATCAAAGGCAGCAGAGGACTTTGGTGTCAAAGTACTGGGCACATTGCCTATCGAAACAGAAGTTGCAGCAACCAGCGACAGTGGAAAGGTCCACGAGGATATCAAAGGCGATTCCGAATGGTATAAGGTCTTCAATGAGATCGTCGATGCTGTGGAAGAGTTCGTAAAATAATAATAGTGATCTCAGGAAAGGCATTGCTGAAAGATTCAATTTGGGTCTTTTTTGGCATGCCTCACGACCTCTTTTTTGAATATATTGCCCACACATAATGGGTTTTTTATTATTCCGGCTATTTAAATAAATATATAAAGCTTGACTTCCAGACATTTAGTCATGGGTGGGAGCACAGGCAAAGATGAGATAAACCGTCTTGATTTTGAAGACACCGGTGAGCTGATAGACGATGTCCTGTATGACAGGAACTGGCTTCTCAGGGAGAACGCGAACACGCGGCTTAGCCCTTCTGTCATCGATATGCATATTGCATCACAGCTCAAAAAGAGATATGCGCTTGAGAAACTGTACTCAAAGGAAGTTGCAAACGCACACATTGAGGGCATTATACAAATACATGACCTGAGCGAACCATTCAAGCCATACTGCAATGGTATCGATGGCAGGATCTTCCTCATGGACGGACTGAAGTTCCCGGATTCCAGAAGTGCCCCTGCCAAACAGTTCAATGCAGCCATGTTCCATGCCATGTCCTTCATGCTGCATTCACAGCAGTTCTTCGCAGGGGCACAGGCCATTGATATGTTCAACTGGCTGCTTGCACCACATCTCCACTATTCGGATATCGATGAGGAACAATTGCTCCGGATAGTACAGGGATTCATGTTCCAGATGAACCAGTCCAACCGTATCGGTGCACAGAGCGCCTTCACGAACATCGGCCTTCGTATCAACTGTCCTTCTTCCCTTGCAAATGAACACGCGGTCTATGACGGGAAGTTCATTGACAGGACGTACTCGGAATTTGAAAAGGAGGCACGTGATATCTACAATGCCTTTATGGAGGTCGCAGCAAATGGCGATGCTGACGGCCTGCCATTCACTTTTCCGCTGATCACCACTGCCATAACAAAAGACCTTGACCTTGAAGATCCGCTGTGGAAAAAGACAATGTATGCCACATCTTCAACAGGGGCTCCATACTTCCTGAACCTGACCACGGACTATCTTGAAGAGAATACCGTTCAGGCCATGTGTTGTCGCCTTCTTGCCCGACATTCCGGAGGCGTGTGGACAGCCGGAGGAATGGGAAGTGGTTCCAACAAGATAGTTACGGTCAACCTCCCCGGAATTGCACTTGAAAGCGGAGATATCGACGGGTTCTTTGACCGGCTGGATGAGATCCTTGAGATAACAAGGAAAGCCCTGCTTGAAGGACAGGAGATCGTCAGGAAGTCCCTGTATGAATGGAAGATACTTCCCTGGCTGCTTCAGAGAACTGAAAATGACCTGCCTTATTTTGACTTTGGTTCAAGGCACCTGACCTTCGGCGTGGTGGGCCTCAATGAATGTCTGCTCAACCTAACAGGGGAAAGCATGATAGAGCAACATGAACTGG
This genomic stretch from Methanococcoides sp. LMO-2 harbors:
- a CDS encoding exodeoxyribonuclease III; its protein translation is MSSISILSWNVNGLRSMVKKGFLEWVAEAQPDILCLQETKAQERQLPTKLRHIDSYIPYFFSAERKGYSGVAVYTKAQPVNVEYGLGEKRFDVEGRTLIAEYEDFVLFNIYFPNGKASDERLQYKMDFYDAFMGRADEFKDNGKNVIVCGDVNTAHKEIDLARPKPNEKSSGFLPMEREWIDKFLDHGYVDTFRMFNQEEGQYSWWDLKTRARDRNVGWRIDYFFASESLRDRITSAYILPDVMGSDHCPIGLDLEIDQ
- the nrdD gene encoding anaerobic ribonucleoside-triphosphate reductase, translating into MGGSTGKDEINRLDFEDTGELIDDVLYDRNWLLRENANTRLSPSVIDMHIASQLKKRYALEKLYSKEVANAHIEGIIQIHDLSEPFKPYCNGIDGRIFLMDGLKFPDSRSAPAKQFNAAMFHAMSFMLHSQQFFAGAQAIDMFNWLLAPHLHYSDIDEEQLLRIVQGFMFQMNQSNRIGAQSAFTNIGLRINCPSSLANEHAVYDGKFIDRTYSEFEKEARDIYNAFMEVAANGDADGLPFTFPLITTAITKDLDLEDPLWKKTMYATSSTGAPYFLNLTTDYLEENTVQAMCCRLLARHSGGVWTAGGMGSGSNKIVTVNLPGIALESGDIDGFFDRLDEILEITRKALLEGQEIVRKSLYEWKILPWLLQRTENDLPYFDFGSRHLTFGVVGLNECLLNLTGESMIEQHELGMKIIRHMLAKIETYSREDGIEYTFEQTPAESTAHRLAMLDRSRFGDKAHVQGTDRDAYYTNSTHVPYSSSISLAEKIKIEAAFHPYFTGGTISHIWMGESFPDPEGMSELIQKLAGTELAYFCFSPDFSVCENRHVSRGMNLKCPICNKPAIDHVSRVTGYFGHVKQWNPGKQKEYEERHRYNLHEKH
- a CDS encoding ORC1-type DNA replication protein, encoding MDKDMLMWDETIFRDGSVLELDHLPDHFSHRDSQVQSLMYSLRPALRGMRPVNSLLSGPPGTGKTTTVMKVFEEMKKHTKDVVFVKVNCQMDSTKFAVIARVYKALFKVSPPASGVAFRKLFEKVMNFLIENEKTLVLCLDDINYLYHEGNADDVMYSMLRAHEQFPGARVGVIAIVSDTGKLYQFDPKVNSVFLPEEVAFPRYEYDELQDILGRRIDLAFYPNVVSDDVKDSIVEYVDMTGDLRVGIDLLKRSGLNAERRASRTISVDDVEEAYEKSRLLHLGRSIMSLTSDEKALLGLIAKQKECQTGDLYKLFHELTGLGYTRFYDMVNKLNDARYVTTDFSGKGTRGRTRIVKPRYHPEDILKCLE
- a CDS encoding DUF134 domain-containing protein, whose protein sequence is MTCRGRPKSPRRVKCNPEGFYFKPRGVALSELEVISVAVEELEALRLVDYEGLQQQEAATQMGISRRAFWEDLKSARKKIAFALTTGKAIEIKGGNYVSIKDQNESN
- the thsA gene encoding thermosome subunit alpha, which translates into the protein MAGQMSGQPIFILREGNQRTKGRDAQSNNIMAAKAVAEAVRTTLGPKGMDKMLVDSLGDVVITNDGATILKEMDIEHPAAKMIVEVAKTQDDEVGDGTTSAAVIAGELLKKAEEMIDQDVHPTIIASGYRMASKKAGEILKTLAKQVTCDNKEMLTKISDTAMTGKGAEASKEVLSKIAVDAITSIVDQDDGNKVGIENVKIEKKVGGRIDDSELIEGMILDKERVHANMPKKIEGAKIALLNTAIELKETEVDAEISITSPDQLQSFLDQEEAMLRNLVTSITNSGANVVFCQKGIDDMAQHFLAKAGLFAVRRVKKSDMEKLVRSTGAKLVTNIEEMNADDLGQADLVEERKIGGDNMVFITGCVNPKSVSILLRGGTEHVIDNIERALEDALRVVAVAIEDEELVAGGGAPEVEVALRLNEYAATLSGREQLAVKAFAEALEIIPRTLAENAGLDPIDMLVELRSHHEKGTKTAGLNVYTGTVIDMWENAVVEPLRVKTQAMNSAAEAAVMILRIDDIIASTRAPPMPEGGMGGMGGGMPPMM
- a CDS encoding Mrp/NBP35 family ATP-binding protein, translated to MSSNIQSPESLLSAKPEEPKLVSNLRGIKNKIMVMSGKGGVGKSTVSANLAATLADRGYKVGLLDSDIHGPTIPTMFGVEGQRPVVGENGIVPVPVNDNLKVMSVGLLLDSDDSPIIWRGPAKMSAIKQFLEEVDWGTLDYLIIDLPPGTGDEPLSIAQLIGNLDGAVVVTTPQDVALTSVRKSLNFANMIEVPVIGMVENMSGIICPHCDEMIHVFGSGGVSKAAEDFGVKVLGTLPIETEVAATSDSGKVHEDIKGDSEWYKVFNEIVDAVEEFVK
- a CDS encoding molybdenum-dependent transcriptional regulator — its product is METRTKVWLTEDGKHIIGAGKVNLLKVIDEERSLSKACKKLGISYKHAWLILKKMNERVDHEVVYTVRGGKDQGTFLTEYGKQLIDEYEASRTYIDETVGDDTSWENISFKLSARNKLLGRVVKVEKGDIVSKVKIEVDPAILTSIVTAEAVERLDVKEGDELFAIIKSTEVMLAKPSRMPDEGEDE